A genome region from Triticum aestivum cultivar Chinese Spring chromosome 2B, IWGSC CS RefSeq v2.1, whole genome shotgun sequence includes the following:
- the LOC123042557 gene encoding uncharacterized protein, protein MSPSMDELRRPPEFDHMFTDEAWASMTQDTRRRIVDISCREEQEPTQEERRMHQLIAGAGGPCSVFTDAFAFAEVLDFADRHHQEAEREDWEAVLQGRHYADECADDDEDGKTTTAQTVDTRRPNHHISEQTLSRDIQKSKAFLWTRYHQLHLLHRPSPARPGPMRMRYASCEFGGDDRDAHTTLSLCYSSLMSWPSCIRNLTVSSILCVTIWYNRIISRSMA, encoded by the exons ATGTCGCCGTCAATGGATGAGTTGCGTCGGCCGCCCGAGTTCGACCACATGTTCACGGACGAGGCGTGGGCCAGCATGACCCAGGACACGCGGCGCCGGATCGTCGACATCTCGTGCCGGGAGGAACAAGAGCCCACCCAAGAGGAACGCCGCATGCATCAACTCATCGCCGGCGCCGGCGGGCCCTGCAGCGTCTTCACCGACGCCTTTGCCTTCGCTGAGGTACTGGATTTCGCGGACAGACATCACCAGGAGGCGGAGCGAGAGGACTGGGAGGCGGTGCTGCAAGGGCGGCATTACGCCGACGAATGCGCAGATGACGATGAGGACGGCAAGACGACGACGGCGCAGACCGTGGACACCCGGCGGCCGAACCACCATATCTCCGAACAAACGTTGTCCAGGGATATACAGAAATCAAAGGCTTTTCTGTGGACTCGATACCACCAGCTACACCTCCTACACCGACCCTCACCAG CTCGGCCAGGTCCGATGAGAATGAGATACGCTTCGTGTGAATTTGGTGGTGATGACAGAGATGCCCACACAACCCTGTCCCTATGCTACAGTTCCTTGATGTCATGGCCGAGCTGTATTCGAAATCTTACTGTTTCGTCAATTTTATGCGTGACAATATGGTACAATCGAATAATATCGAGGTCTATGGCGTGA